A region of Beijerinckia sp. 28-YEA-48 DNA encodes the following proteins:
- a CDS encoding TolC family outer membrane protein — MIPSVERSYDVKAKRPVLGGVSTRLLLALSMVAASGGLIPVSAETISGALSRAYVNSPDLNQQRAATRAVDENVPRQTSGYRPTITGQAQAGAAFQGSNATGRPIQTHTTPGSFGLSVTQNIWNGNRTINGVRQADSQVLQSREQLRQSEQQLLSNAAASYMNVLRDTATLNLNNNNVEVLAEQLRLTQDRFKVGEVTRTDVAQAEAALEQGRANAIVSQATLQTSLAAYRQFIGVDAKSLDPARPLDRAVPRSLNDAINRAQGEHPLIQAALHNVDVAALAVKINEGALMPTVGVTGSVNRLYEQQGIVGMHATQASIVGSLSMPLYDGGLSYSSIRQSKELLGQARLQADLQRDQVRAQVVSAWGQWEASARVIQSTQAAVRAAEIALNGVREEAKVGQRTTVEVLNQQQALLQSRVNLISAQRDRVVNSYVLVSAVGQLSASSLGLRVNTYNPSIHYDQVKGKWFGTGTPDGR, encoded by the coding sequence TTGATTCCGTCGGTCGAACGTTCGTATGACGTGAAGGCGAAGCGTCCTGTCTTGGGGGGCGTCTCGACGCGCCTGTTGTTGGCGCTGTCGATGGTCGCAGCATCCGGGGGGCTTATCCCGGTGAGTGCGGAAACAATTTCCGGCGCGTTGTCGCGCGCCTACGTCAACAGTCCTGATCTCAATCAGCAGCGCGCCGCCACGCGTGCCGTTGACGAGAACGTGCCGCGGCAGACATCCGGCTATCGGCCGACGATCACGGGGCAGGCCCAGGCCGGTGCCGCGTTTCAAGGTTCGAACGCCACGGGCCGCCCCATTCAGACCCATACGACCCCCGGCTCGTTCGGACTGAGCGTCACCCAGAATATTTGGAACGGTAATCGCACCATCAACGGTGTGCGCCAGGCCGACTCGCAGGTTTTGCAGTCGCGCGAACAATTGCGCCAGAGTGAGCAGCAGCTGCTCTCCAATGCCGCCGCGTCTTATATGAACGTGTTGCGCGACACGGCGACCCTCAATCTCAACAACAACAACGTCGAGGTGCTGGCCGAGCAACTGCGTCTGACGCAGGACCGCTTCAAGGTCGGCGAAGTGACGCGCACCGACGTCGCGCAGGCGGAAGCCGCTCTTGAGCAAGGCCGCGCCAACGCCATCGTCTCTCAGGCGACGCTGCAGACGTCTTTGGCCGCTTATCGGCAGTTCATCGGCGTCGATGCCAAGAGCCTCGATCCGGCGCGTCCGCTCGATCGCGCCGTCCCCCGTTCGCTCAATGATGCAATCAACCGCGCCCAGGGTGAGCATCCGCTGATCCAGGCGGCCCTGCACAATGTTGATGTCGCGGCGCTCGCCGTGAAGATCAACGAAGGGGCGCTGATGCCGACGGTGGGTGTCACCGGCAGCGTCAACCGTCTCTATGAGCAGCAGGGCATTGTCGGCATGCATGCGACGCAGGCGTCCATCGTCGGCTCGCTCTCCATGCCGCTCTATGATGGCGGCCTTAGCTACTCTTCCATTCGCCAGTCGAAGGAATTGCTCGGCCAGGCCCGTCTGCAGGCCGATTTGCAGCGTGATCAAGTACGTGCCCAGGTCGTCTCCGCCTGGGGGCAGTGGGAAGCTTCGGCGCGCGTCATACAGTCGACCCAGGCCGCCGTCCGCGCCGCTGAGATCGCGCTGAACGGCGTGCGTGAGGAAGCCAAGGTCGGCCAGCGCACAACGGTCGAAGTGTTGAACCAGCAGCAGGCTCTGTTGCAGTCGCGCGTCAACCTGATCTCGGCGCAACGCGATCGCGTCGTCAATTCCTACGTTCTGGTGTCGGCGGTCGGCCAGCTCTCGGCCAGTTCGCTGGGGCTGCGCGTCAATACCTACAACCCAAGCATTCACTACGACCAGGTGAAGGGTAAGTGGTTCGGCACCGGGACGCCGGACGGGCGCTGA
- a CDS encoding protein-L-isoaspartate O-methyltransferase has protein sequence MQDPQAVPTIEALRQTMVDCQLRTFDITNREVLAAALEVPREVFVPGVAAAVVYSDRMLDIPGGQGRAMPAPMIVARLLQAADLKPQDKVLVVSSGTGYTAALVSRLAGTVVALDSEAALTAAATANFARIGAGNVQAVTGALADGVAAQAPYDVIIVDGALEAEPEALFGQLGEGGRLYAVVLPEGAAGWRGKATVFEKNSGRIGSRTLFDAAAKPLDAFRRKAVFSF, from the coding sequence ATGCAGGATCCTCAGGCCGTTCCCACCATCGAAGCCTTGCGGCAGACGATGGTTGATTGCCAGTTGCGCACGTTCGACATCACCAATCGTGAAGTCCTGGCAGCGGCGCTTGAAGTGCCGCGCGAGGTTTTCGTGCCGGGTGTCGCCGCCGCCGTCGTCTACAGCGACCGTATGCTGGACATTCCGGGCGGTCAGGGCAGGGCGATGCCCGCGCCGATGATCGTGGCCCGCCTGCTACAGGCTGCCGACCTCAAGCCGCAGGATAAGGTCCTCGTGGTGAGTTCGGGCACGGGTTACACCGCCGCCCTGGTAAGCCGGCTCGCCGGCACCGTCGTCGCCCTCGATAGCGAGGCCGCGCTGACCGCTGCCGCGACCGCGAATTTCGCCCGAATCGGTGCCGGGAACGTCCAGGCTGTCACCGGCGCTCTGGCCGACGGCGTGGCCGCGCAGGCGCCCTATGACGTGATCATCGTCGATGGGGCTCTCGAGGCCGAGCCCGAGGCGCTGTTTGGACAGTTGGGTGAGGGCGGTCGGCTCTATGCCGTCGTGCTGCCGGAAGGGGCCGCGGGTTGGCGCGGTAAGGCCACGGTTTTTGAGAAGAATTCCGGGCGGATCGGCAGCCGGACGCTGTTTGATGCCGCCGCCAAGCCGCTCGACGCGTTCCGCCGAAAAGCGGTATTTAGTTTTTAA
- a CDS encoding transglutaminase-like cysteine peptidase, giving the protein MFRSIAKIAVAAAIVAGGYLVTQSSTEAQSLKSSFIAVGSDTLVPYGWVDFCKRYTGECATPALPAADVNYTAQTAKLMKRINSWVNNNIKAKTDQEHWGVVDRWDYPTDGVGDCEDFVLLKRRLLIEEGFPRQGLLVTVVKDERGEGHAVLTVKTSQGEFILDNLVDDVKPWTQIPYKFVKRQSQTDPNVWVDIGVETTAPLVVSR; this is encoded by the coding sequence ATGTTCAGGTCGATTGCTAAGATTGCGGTGGCGGCAGCCATTGTGGCCGGGGGATATCTGGTTACTCAGTCTTCCACGGAAGCGCAGTCGCTCAAGTCTTCCTTTATCGCGGTCGGCAGTGACACTCTGGTGCCCTACGGCTGGGTCGATTTCTGCAAGCGCTATACAGGCGAATGCGCGACGCCAGCCCTACCGGCGGCCGACGTCAATTACACGGCCCAGACGGCCAAGCTGATGAAGCGTATCAACAGCTGGGTGAACAACAATATCAAGGCCAAGACCGACCAGGAACATTGGGGTGTGGTCGATCGCTGGGATTATCCGACCGATGGTGTCGGCGATTGCGAGGATTTCGTTCTGCTCAAGCGCCGTCTGCTGATCGAAGAAGGCTTTCCGCGCCAGGGCTTGCTGGTGACCGTGGTGAAGGATGAGCGCGGCGAGGGCCATGCCGTGCTGACGGTCAAGACGAGCCAGGGCGAGTTCATTCTCGACAATCTGGTCGATGACGTGAAGCCGTGGACGCAAATTCCCTACAAGTTCGTGAAACGTCAGTCGCAGACGGATCCGAATGTATGGGTCGATATCGGTGTGGAAACGACCGCTCCCCTGGTGGTTTCTCGCTGA
- a CDS encoding EcsC family protein, which yields MPDVHPFNDGPRLKIVEVDPSQIFSPLAVEDEQALVEAVRLLEYTSMTARLTHVLGKQISGVGNFVPARVRNLAGKAASLALRGAMKIALKSLDQKPGTANTLYHKTLATASGAAGGALGIAALPIELPISTTIILRAIADIARSEGENLKDPETALACMEVFALGGRSEVDNEMESAYFAARAFLSKSISDAAKYLASQGAAQESAPVFVKLITQIAARFGVVVTQKAAAQAVPVLGAIAGASINYAFVDHFQGLARGHFTVRRLERRYSPEQIRLEYGRLVAVWRANRETE from the coding sequence ATGCCCGACGTACATCCCTTTAATGACGGCCCGCGCCTGAAAATCGTCGAGGTCGATCCGTCCCAAATCTTCAGCCCGCTGGCGGTCGAGGACGAACAGGCGCTCGTCGAGGCTGTCCGCCTGCTCGAATATACCTCAATGACCGCGCGCCTGACCCATGTGCTGGGCAAGCAGATTTCCGGCGTCGGCAATTTCGTGCCGGCTCGGGTGCGCAATCTCGCCGGCAAGGCCGCCTCGCTGGCGCTCAGAGGCGCGATGAAGATTGCCCTGAAAAGCCTCGATCAGAAGCCCGGTACGGCCAACACCCTTTATCATAAGACGCTGGCAACGGCGTCGGGGGCCGCCGGCGGTGCCTTGGGCATCGCCGCCCTGCCTATCGAACTGCCGATCTCGACGACGATCATCCTGCGCGCCATCGCCGATATCGCCCGCAGCGAAGGGGAAAACCTGAAGGACCCCGAGACGGCGCTCGCTTGTATGGAGGTCTTCGCCCTTGGCGGCCGCTCCGAAGTCGATAATGAAATGGAGAGCGCCTATTTCGCCGCCCGCGCCTTCCTGTCGAAATCGATCAGCGACGCCGCCAAATATCTCGCCTCCCAGGGCGCGGCGCAGGAAAGCGCGCCGGTCTTCGTCAAGCTGATCACCCAGATCGCGGCGCGGTTCGGGGTGGTTGTGACGCAGAAGGCCGCGGCGCAGGCCGTGCCGGTGCTCGGCGCGATCGCCGGGGCCAGCATCAACTATGCCTTCGTCGACCATTTCCAGGGCTTGGCGCGCGGCCACTTCACCGTTCGCCGCCTGGAGCGCAGATACAGCCCCGAACAGATCAGGCTGGAATATGGGCGCCTGGTCGCGGTGTGGCGCGCCAACCGGGAAACCGAATAG
- a CDS encoding Mur ligase family protein, translating into MNGFPYRKAHVIGIGGVGMSATAKLLRDSGLAVTGSDEAVYPPISDVLRREKLDYRTPYAADNIPPDADLFVIGKNAKLVRATNEEVRAAEDSGRAIMSFAEVLGHLSQNKTAVVAAGSFGKTTSVSLLAHALLESGLDPSFMIGAVPLSPPTAAHVGKGELFLLEGDEYPSSNTDDRSKFLHYHPAHLLLTPLAHDHVNVFPTVESYLAPFTQLIDMVPAQGAVLASTSGELSGRFLASVKRPVTTYGIAQGNWQVRDIAWGERTRFRIVQGEAEVAQVETGQLGLHNIENMLGVGAFLIGQGYVSAQQFARAMASFKGIKRRLDRKSELTRIPIFEGFGSSYDKAKSAIAAMKQHFGDRRLIVVFEPHTFSWRNRATMHWYDDVFDGAAQTFVWHPAEQGAGTHEQVTQADIVARIAASGHKVEAIDDKATAVDAIGKTIGDDAAVLFLTSGHLGGLIEAVPEWAERKFPV; encoded by the coding sequence TTGAACGGTTTTCCTTATCGTAAGGCACATGTCATCGGCATCGGTGGTGTCGGCATGAGCGCCACCGCGAAATTGCTGCGCGATTCCGGCCTCGCCGTCACAGGATCCGACGAAGCGGTCTATCCACCGATCTCCGACGTGCTCCGTCGTGAGAAGCTCGATTATCGCACACCTTACGCCGCCGACAACATTCCCCCCGACGCCGATCTCTTCGTCATCGGCAAGAATGCCAAACTGGTGCGCGCCACCAATGAGGAAGTGCGCGCGGCCGAGGACAGCGGCAGGGCGATCATGTCCTTCGCCGAAGTGCTGGGTCATCTGTCACAGAATAAAACCGCCGTGGTTGCCGCCGGTTCCTTCGGCAAGACGACGAGCGTTTCGCTGCTTGCCCATGCACTGTTGGAAAGCGGCCTCGATCCATCCTTCATGATCGGCGCAGTGCCGCTGTCGCCGCCGACCGCGGCCCATGTCGGCAAAGGCGAACTGTTCCTTCTGGAAGGGGATGAATATCCCTCGTCAAACACAGACGATCGTTCGAAATTCCTGCACTATCATCCAGCCCACTTGTTGCTGACGCCGCTGGCCCACGACCATGTCAATGTGTTTCCGACGGTAGAGAGTTATCTGGCGCCGTTCACACAGCTTATCGACATGGTGCCGGCACAAGGCGCTGTGCTCGCCTCGACCAGCGGCGAATTAAGCGGCCGTTTCCTCGCCAGCGTGAAGCGCCCCGTGACCACCTATGGCATTGCCCAGGGCAACTGGCAGGTGCGCGACATCGCCTGGGGCGAGCGCACGCGCTTTCGCATCGTGCAGGGGGAAGCCGAGGTCGCCCAGGTCGAAACCGGCCAACTTGGCTTGCACAACATCGAGAACATGCTCGGCGTCGGCGCCTTCCTTATCGGGCAGGGCTATGTGAGCGCGCAGCAGTTCGCCCGCGCCATGGCCTCGTTTAAGGGCATCAAGCGCCGGCTCGACCGCAAGTCGGAGCTGACGCGCATCCCGATTTTCGAAGGGTTCGGCTCGTCCTATGACAAGGCCAAGAGCGCCATCGCGGCGATGAAGCAGCATTTCGGCGATCGCCGGCTGATCGTCGTTTTCGAGCCGCATACGTTCAGTTGGCGCAACCGCGCCACCATGCATTGGTACGACGACGTGTTCGACGGCGCCGCGCAAACCTTCGTTTGGCATCCAGCCGAGCAGGGCGCCGGCACCCATGAGCAGGTCACCCAGGCCGATATCGTGGCGCGGATTGCGGCGTCCGGCCATAAGGTCGAAGCGATCGACGATAAGGCCACTGCGGTCGACGCCATCGGTAAAACGATAGGCGATGATGCGGCGGTTCTGTTCCTGACCTCGGGCCATCTCGGCGGCCTGATCGAGGCGGTGCCGGAATGGGCGGAACGGAAGTTTCCGGTCTGA
- a CDS encoding YciI family protein gives MLYAILCYHSEDVVCSWPKEKDEQVMRQLTEVTDNLAKAGRLGPVARLLPTTAATTVRENKREDMLVIDGPFAETKEQLLGFFVIDCADLDEAVATARQLMQANDGATYEIRPIGFFNPGVQVLPGVQVMPGVKIT, from the coding sequence ATGCTTTATGCGATCCTCTGCTATCACTCCGAAGACGTTGTCTGCTCCTGGCCGAAGGAGAAGGACGAACAGGTGATGCGCCAACTCACCGAAGTGACCGACAATCTCGCCAAGGCCGGACGCCTTGGTCCGGTGGCCCGCCTCCTGCCCACCACCGCCGCCACGACAGTTCGCGAGAACAAGCGCGAGGACATGCTCGTCATCGATGGCCCCTTCGCCGAGACCAAGGAGCAACTGCTCGGCTTCTTCGTCATCGACTGCGCCGACCTCGACGAGGCAGTCGCGACCGCCAGACAGCTCATGCAGGCCAATGACGGCGCCACCTATGAAATCCGGCCAATCGGCTTTTTCAATCCGGGCGTGCAGGTCTTGCCGGGCGTGCAGGTCATGCCAGGGGTGAAGATCACGTGA
- a CDS encoding RNA polymerase sigma factor, with protein sequence MTDLAWINGALTSARPQAVAALLRYFRDLDTAEEAFQNACLRALKSWPQNGPPRDPTAWLIMVGRNTAIDEVRRRRKQEELPDEERISDDSDAESEMVDRLDGDHYRDDVLRLLFICCHPDLPASQQIALALRIVSGLSVKQIARAFLVGDSAMEQRITRAKARIAKADVPFETPGAIERSQRLAAVAAMIYLVFNEGYSASGPTTPDREPLCDEAIRLARLLLRLFQTEPEIMGMTALLLLQHARAPARYDGNGEIILLEDQDRTLWKSALITEGLALIDKAIRHRRPGPYQVQAAIAALHARAKRPQDTDWAGIDALYATLEQMQPSPVVTLNRAVAVSKVRGAADALAMIEPLAAKLSGYFYFFGLKGGLLLQLGRAGEARIAFNQAIALAQSPAEAAHIRMHIDRLIAETGDKQASHA encoded by the coding sequence GTGACGGATCTCGCCTGGATCAATGGCGCACTGACCTCGGCCCGGCCCCAGGCCGTCGCCGCGCTGCTGCGCTATTTTCGCGATCTCGATACCGCTGAGGAAGCTTTTCAGAATGCCTGCCTGCGGGCGCTCAAATCCTGGCCGCAGAATGGGCCGCCGCGCGATCCCACCGCCTGGCTGATCATGGTCGGCCGCAACACCGCCATCGATGAGGTGCGGCGCCGGCGCAAGCAGGAAGAACTGCCTGACGAAGAGCGCATTTCCGACGACAGCGACGCGGAGAGCGAAATGGTCGACCGGCTCGACGGCGACCATTACCGTGACGACGTGCTGCGGCTCCTGTTCATCTGCTGCCATCCGGACCTGCCGGCCTCGCAGCAGATCGCCCTGGCGCTGCGCATCGTCAGTGGCCTCAGCGTCAAGCAGATCGCCCGCGCCTTTTTGGTCGGCGACAGCGCCATGGAACAGCGTATCACCCGCGCCAAGGCCCGCATCGCCAAGGCCGATGTGCCGTTCGAGACGCCCGGCGCCATCGAACGCTCGCAACGGCTCGCTGCCGTCGCGGCGATGATCTATCTGGTGTTCAACGAAGGCTATTCGGCCAGCGGCCCAACGACACCCGATCGCGAGCCTTTGTGCGACGAGGCGATCCGCCTGGCACGCCTCCTGTTGCGCCTGTTCCAAACCGAGCCTGAGATCATGGGCATGACGGCACTGCTCCTGTTGCAGCACGCCCGTGCGCCAGCCCGGTACGACGGCAACGGCGAGATCATCCTGCTTGAGGATCAGGACCGCACTCTGTGGAAAAGCGCCTTGATCACCGAGGGGCTGGCGCTGATCGACAAGGCCATCCGCCACCGCCGGCCGGGGCCCTATCAGGTGCAGGCGGCCATCGCCGCTCTGCATGCCCGGGCCAAGCGGCCGCAGGACACGGATTGGGCAGGGATCGACGCGCTCTATGCGACGCTGGAACAGATGCAGCCCTCGCCGGTCGTCACGCTCAACCGGGCTGTCGCGGTTTCCAAGGTGCGCGGCGCCGCCGATGCGCTCGCCATGATCGAGCCGCTGGCCGCGAAGCTCTCCGGCTATTTCTATTTCTTCGGCCTCAAGGGCGGGCTGCTGCTGCAACTCGGCCGCGCTGGTGAAGCCCGTATCGCCTTTAACCAGGCGATCGCGCTCGCCCAATCGCCGGCCGAAGCCGCGCATATCCGCATGCATATCGACCGGTTGATCGCCGAGACCGGCGACAAGCAGGCGTCACACGCCTGA
- a CDS encoding DoxX family protein, whose product MSGLVVAFLIFDGGIKLVPIAPVTETLQQLGYSGTVAQARGLGILTLGIALLYAWPKTSVFGAVLLTGLLGGAMATHLRVDSPLFSHLLFGLYLGLIAWGGLWLRDAKLRALFPIRF is encoded by the coding sequence ATGAGCGGCCTGGTCGTCGCCTTTCTCATCTTCGATGGCGGGATCAAACTGGTGCCGATCGCGCCCGTCACCGAAACTTTGCAGCAATTGGGCTATAGCGGCACGGTTGCGCAAGCACGCGGCCTCGGCATTCTCACCTTGGGGATCGCGCTGCTCTATGCGTGGCCGAAGACGTCGGTTTTCGGCGCCGTGCTGCTGACCGGCCTTCTCGGTGGTGCGATGGCCACGCATCTGCGGGTCGACTCGCCGCTCTTCAGCCATCTGCTGTTCGGCCTCTATCTCGGCCTCATCGCCTGGGGCGGATTGTGGCTGCGCGACGCCAAGTTGCGCGCCTTGTTTCCGATCCGCTTCTGA
- a CDS encoding SRPBCC family protein, with protein MTQTNTADRELVLTRVINAPREKLYRCWTEPELMKQWFAPAPYTTPEVKIDVRPGGSSLVVMRSPEGTDIPCPGVYLEVIPNKKIVATDAFTQAWVPSNKPFMTLVLTFEDIGNGQTRYTAVARHWSVEDREAHEKMGFHQGWGTCTDQLAALAAKI; from the coding sequence ATGACACAGACCAACACCGCGGATCGCGAACTCGTGCTCACCCGCGTCATCAATGCGCCGCGTGAAAAACTCTATCGCTGCTGGACCGAGCCGGAACTGATGAAGCAATGGTTCGCTCCCGCCCCTTATACCACACCCGAAGTGAAGATCGACGTGCGGCCGGGTGGCTCAAGCCTGGTGGTGATGCGCAGCCCCGAGGGCACCGACATTCCCTGCCCCGGCGTCTATCTCGAAGTCATCCCGAACAAGAAGATCGTCGCCACCGATGCCTTCACGCAAGCCTGGGTACCCTCGAACAAACCGTTCATGACCCTCGTGTTGACCTTTGAGGATATCGGCAACGGCCAGACCCGCTACACGGCTGTGGCGCGACACTGGAGCGTCGAAGATCGCGAAGCGCATGAAAAAATGGGCTTTCACCAAGGCTGGGGCACTTGCACCGATCAGCTTGCGGCGCTCGCAGCGAAAATCTAG
- a CDS encoding YARHG domain-containing protein yields MRAVHLALAVATVILPAATAQAQSCGQLWYQRNAVYAEAGYCFQTQRARAEFGENCFPPYGRLSPRQQAQVNAVQRQEDLRGCPR; encoded by the coding sequence ATGCGCGCTGTTCATCTCGCTCTTGCGGTCGCGACCGTGATCCTTCCCGCCGCGACCGCGCAGGCCCAATCCTGCGGTCAGCTTTGGTATCAGCGTAACGCCGTCTATGCGGAAGCTGGATACTGCTTTCAGACGCAACGCGCCCGCGCCGAATTCGGCGAAAACTGCTTCCCACCCTATGGCCGCTTAAGCCCGCGACAGCAAGCACAGGTCAATGCCGTTCAGCGCCAGGAAGATTTGCGCGGATGCCCGCGCTGA
- a CDS encoding aldo/keto reductase, whose product MSTSKKLRQIGKSGIETPAIGLGCMSLTGTYGASTDEASIDVIRAALDNGVTLLDSSDMYGDGKNEELIAQAIKGRRDQAVIATKFGNLGGRGGKFADGKPETVVRSCEASLKRLGIETIDLYYQHRIDPDVPVEETVGAMAQLVAQGKVRALGLSEASPETIRRAHKVHPIAAVQNEFSLLYRTEAEETRQTTRDLGISFVAYSPLGRSLLTAAVVDDSSFTEGDARRRHPRFAADNLARNVDLVGRLKTIAEEKRCTPGQLALAWLLAQGDDVIAIPGTKRRERLIENIGALNVELGADDLRRIAEAIPKGAAAGLRYPEGQMGSVFL is encoded by the coding sequence ATGAGCACCAGCAAGAAACTGCGACAGATCGGCAAGTCTGGCATCGAAACGCCGGCCATCGGCCTTGGCTGCATGTCTCTCACCGGCACGTATGGCGCCAGCACGGACGAAGCCAGCATCGATGTGATCCGCGCCGCGCTCGACAACGGCGTCACGCTGCTCGACTCCTCCGATATGTATGGCGACGGTAAGAACGAAGAACTGATCGCGCAAGCCATCAAGGGCCGCCGCGACCAGGCCGTCATCGCCACCAAGTTCGGCAATCTCGGTGGCCGTGGCGGCAAATTCGCCGATGGCAAGCCCGAGACCGTGGTGCGCTCCTGTGAGGCGAGCCTGAAGCGGCTCGGCATCGAGACCATCGATCTTTACTATCAGCACCGAATCGATCCCGATGTGCCAGTGGAAGAGACAGTCGGCGCGATGGCGCAACTCGTGGCGCAAGGCAAAGTGCGCGCGCTCGGCCTGAGCGAAGCCAGCCCGGAGACGATCCGTCGCGCCCACAAGGTGCATCCGATCGCTGCCGTGCAGAACGAATTCTCGCTGCTCTATCGCACCGAAGCGGAAGAGACCCGCCAGACGACGCGCGATCTCGGCATTTCCTTTGTCGCTTATTCGCCGCTTGGCCGTAGCCTGCTGACCGCAGCCGTCGTCGACGACTCGTCCTTTACCGAGGGCGATGCGCGTCGTCGCCATCCGCGCTTCGCCGCGGACAATCTGGCGCGCAATGTCGATCTCGTCGGCCGCCTCAAGACGATTGCCGAGGAAAAGCGCTGCACGCCGGGCCAGCTCGCTTTAGCGTGGCTGCTGGCGCAAGGCGACGATGTCATCGCCATTCCCGGCACTAAGCGTCGCGAGCGCCTCATCGAAAACATCGGCGCGTTGAATGTCGAACTCGGCGCTGACGATCTGCGTCGTATCGCAGAAGCCATTCCGAAGGGCGCGGCTGCCGGCTTGCGCTATCCCGAAGGACAGATGGGCAGCGTGTTCCTCTAA
- a CDS encoding tripartite tricarboxylate transporter substrate binding protein has translation MIRKSLLGLCAFAGFLSALPAAAQTWPTKPVRFILPFGPGSGIDITARLLQDRLSSKWGQPIVIEHRPGGDALIAIGAFANAADDHVLLYASLANFLAHPYQHEKLPYNLARDIAPIARVSETVLSVSVPTALGINNLKELVARAHAEPGKLSGTSSAGIAAFTWSAFMKNEKIDIPQVPYRDAVMAPNDLSEGRLQVIFGALAAIGPQLKSGKVKVIAVSGNSRSPLAPEAPTAAEAGFPVLNAASSVGLFGPSSMSPELRARIGADVVAAASDPAFIERVTITGQAVAPAGAAAMEKSLQTQTENVAEIAAQLNMKRLSRE, from the coding sequence ATGATCAGGAAAAGCCTGCTCGGGCTCTGTGCTTTTGCTGGATTTCTTTCAGCCTTGCCAGCAGCGGCGCAAACCTGGCCGACAAAGCCGGTTCGTTTCATCCTCCCCTTTGGGCCCGGATCGGGCATCGATATCACCGCACGTCTGCTGCAGGACCGCCTCAGTTCGAAATGGGGACAACCGATCGTCATCGAACATCGACCTGGCGGCGATGCGCTGATCGCCATTGGCGCCTTCGCCAACGCCGCCGACGATCATGTTCTACTTTATGCCTCGCTTGCGAACTTCCTGGCGCATCCCTACCAGCATGAAAAGCTGCCCTATAATCTCGCCCGCGATATCGCGCCGATCGCCAGGGTCAGCGAAACTGTTCTGTCGGTCTCGGTGCCGACCGCGCTGGGCATCAACAACCTGAAAGAGCTTGTCGCACGCGCCCACGCTGAGCCCGGTAAATTGAGTGGTACGTCATCGGCTGGCATCGCCGCCTTCACCTGGTCGGCATTCATGAAGAACGAAAAGATCGACATCCCCCAGGTGCCCTATCGTGATGCGGTGATGGCGCCCAACGATCTCAGCGAAGGCCGGCTGCAAGTCATCTTCGGCGCGCTTGCCGCGATCGGCCCCCAGCTCAAATCCGGCAAGGTGAAGGTGATCGCGGTCAGCGGCAACAGTCGTTCGCCACTTGCTCCGGAAGCGCCCACAGCTGCCGAAGCCGGCTTCCCCGTTCTCAATGCCGCGAGTTCCGTAGGTCTATTTGGCCCAAGCAGCATGTCGCCGGAATTGCGCGCCCGCATCGGCGCCGATGTCGTAGCCGCCGCCTCCGATCCCGCATTCATCGAACGTGTCACGATCACAGGCCAGGCTGTGGCACCGGCCGGTGCGGCTGCGATGGAAAAGAGCTTGCAGACGCAGACTGAGAATGTCGCCGAGATCGCCGCTCAATTGAACATGAAGCGGTTGAGCCGCGAGTAA